In a single window of the Falco rusticolus isolate bFalRus1 chromosome 11, bFalRus1.pri, whole genome shotgun sequence genome:
- the TMEM53 gene encoding transmembrane protein 53 isoform X2: MIFFSETFGIRSLQTPAKRLLELLFDYSVENRPVLFHVFSNGGVMLYRYIIEALHTHKPFKNVKVAGTVFDSAPGRRNLRGGLRALATVLVSTNVLLKYFLLFTFATTAVVLRILLYPLTRFIHESHYDALLKAPSRWPELYLYSQADAIIKASEVKHMADARQQLGVSVKAVDFSDSAHVSHMRAYPTYYSNLCMTFLSDCVGGSPR, encoded by the coding sequence ATGATATTCTTCTCTGAGACCTTTGGCATCAGATCCCTCCAGACCCCAGCCAAGAGACTCCTGGAGCTGCTCTTTGACTACAGTGTAGAAAACAGACCggttctttttcatgtttttagcAATGGTGGTGTCATGCTGTACCGTTACATCATTGAGGCGCTCCACACTCACAAGCCATTTAAGAACGTCAAAGTAGCAGGCACCGTTTTTGATAGTGCCCCTGGCAGAAGAAACTTGAGGGGAGGCCTTCGTGCCTTGGCAACTGTCTTGGTGTCCACAAATGTGCTGCTCAAGTATTTCCTCTTATTCACTTTTGCTACTACAGCTGTTGTACTGCGGATCTTGCTGTACCCATTGACCCGCTTCATCCATGAGAGCCATTACGATGCCCTGCTGAAAGCGCCCTCACGGTGGCCTGAGCTTTACCTCTATTCCCAAGCTGATGCCATCATCAAGGCCAGCGAAGTTAAGCACATGGCTGATGCCCGGCAGCAGCTTGGTGTCTCTGTGAAAGCTGTAGACTTCTCGGATTCAGCTCATGTCAGCCATATGCGAGCATATCCCACCTATTACAGCAACCTCTGTATGACTTTCCTGTCTGACTGTGTTGGGGGCTCACCTCGTTAG